One Cystobacter ferrugineus genomic window, AAGACGGGCAAGGTCCCCGAGCTCAACCAGGTGCTCTTGCGACTGGAGGAGGTCCGTCAACAGCTCGGTGAGTTGAAGGATAGACCGGCGCGCTACTTCCAGGAGCGCGAGCGGCTGCTGTCGTTGGGGCGGGAGCGCGAGGAGACGCAGCGGCTGCTGGAGACCTGCACGCGCGAGCTGCGGCGGCTGTCCCGATTGGAGTCGGCGCTGGAGTATCTGAGCCGCCTGGCGCGGCTCGACGAGGAATGGGAGCGGCTGCCCGACCTGTCCTCCTTCCCGAGCGAGGGGGTGCCCCGGCTGGAGGCCTTGCTGCAACGTGGCAAGGCGCTGCTGGCGGAGCAATCCCGGCTCGAGGCGTTGCTCGGGGCGGTGGAAGAAGAGCGTGGCCAGTTGTCCTCCGCCATGCTGGCGCGCGAGCGGGAGGAGGCCTTGCGCTCGGCGTGGGGAGCCTTCACCGCGAGGGCCGAGCTGCTGCGGGCGCTCCCCGGACGCCGCCTGGCGCTCGACGCCCGGCGACAGGACGTGGAGCGGGCGGTGGAGGGGCTCGGCCTGGAGGTGGACCTGCCCGGGCTGATGGCCCTGGAACTGGGCGCGGCGGCGCGCGGCGCCCTGGAGGGACTCGCCGAGCGGCTGTCCAAGGCGGAGGGCGAGCGGCGCGAGGCGGAAGTGGCGCTCGTCCGGGCCCGGGGGGAGCGTGAGCGCATCGTGTCCGCGCTGGCGCGGCTCCAGGCGGAGCGGGCGGGGCTCCCGGACGTCTCCGCGGCGGAGATCCGCCAGCAGCAGGTGGCGCTGGGGCGGATGAAGTTGCTGCGGATGGAGCGCGATCTGGTGGCGGCGCAGCGCACCGAGTTGCAGCAGCGGCTGCAGTCGCTGCGCGCCGCATCCGAGCCCGAGCCCGGACCGGCGCCCTCGTCCCTGGGGACGTGGCTCGGCGTGGGGTTGGCGGTGGTGCTCGTCGTCGGGGTGGGCCTCGCCTGGGGTGCGGCGGCGGGGGCCCTGGCCACCCTGGGCGCGTTGTTGCTCGCCGTGCCGCTGGTGCTCGGGCACCAGGGGGCCGTGAGGACTCACCAACGCATGGCCGAGGCCCACGCCGCGCGCCAGCGTCAGCACGCGCAGGAGATGACCCGGGTGCAGTCGGCGCTGGACAGCCTCGTGGGGCGGCGCGTGGCGGTGGAGCGGGAGCTGGCGCTGGCCGCGAGCGAGGCGGGAGTGGCCGCGGATGAACCGGTGGCGGGGCTGGCCAGGGTGGAGGCGGCGCTGGCGGAGACGCTGAGGCAGGCCGAGCGGGTGGAGCACCTCGGACGCGAGCGCGAGGCGCGCCAGGCGGAGGCGGATGCGGCGGGGCGCGAGGTGCAGGTGGCGGAGCTGGCGGGACGGCGGGCCGACATGCTGCTGCGCACGCTCCGGGGAGAGCTGTCGCTCGTGCTCGATGCGCGGGGTTTTCCCGCGAACCTCTCCGCGCAGCGGGCGCTGGAGCTGTGGCGCGACACGGCCGAGCAGCGGCGGCGGCTGGTGGAGTTCAACGTGGAGGAGCGGGCCCTGGCCGCGGACGAGTCGGGCTGCGAGGCCGTGGTGACCCGGTTGTACGAGGAGGCCCGGGCGGCGGGGCACTCCGCGGAGGGCTCGGCCGAGGCGCTGGCCTCGCGGGTGGCCTCGGCCCTGGAGGAGCAGAAGGCGCGGGAGGCGCGGCTGCGGGAGCTGCGCGCGCGCGCGGAGGACCTGTCCGGGGAGCGGGCCCGGCTGCTGCGTCTGCGGGAGGCCGAGACGCGGGCGGTGGATGAGCTGCTGGCCCAGGGCGGCGCGGACTCGGAGGAGTCCTTCCGTCAGCGGGCGCGGCGGGCGGAGCGCTTCGAGGAACTCATGGGGCAGCGGCGCGAGCTGCGCTCGCGGGTCGAGGCCGCCACGGGACTGACGGCGGAGGTGGCGCGCGCGGCCATCGAGGCGGAGGGGGGCGAGGAGCGGCTGCGCGAGCGGGTGGGGCAGTTGCGCATCCAGGAGCCCGCCCACGCCGGGCGCCTCGAGCAGTTGCACACGGACTATGGCGCCGCCCGGAGCCAGCTCGCGCAATGGGAGGGGGACGAGCAACTGGCGCGGCTGCGCACCCAGGAGGAGTGGCTGCGGGCGAAGGCCGCGGAGCTGGCCACGCGCTACGCGAAGGACCGGCTGGCGCTGGCCCTGTTGGCGCGGGCGCGGCGGCGCTTCGAGCAGGAGCAGCAGCCGCGCGTCATCCAGCTCGCCTCGGAGCACTTCGCGGCGCTGACGGAGGGCCGCTACCGGCGCGTGTTCGTTCCGGCGGGGGGCTCGCGGGAGCTGCGAGTCTCTGGAGCGCGGCGCGACTGGAGCCCCGAGGAGTTGTCGCGGGGCACGCGCGAGCAGCTCTACCTGGCGTTCCGGCTGGCGGTCATCCAGGACTTCGGTGAGACGCGCGGCGCGCTGCCGCTCATGGTGGACGACATCCTGGTCAACTTCGATCCCCGGCGCGCGCGCGGAACGCTGGAGCTGCTGGCCCGGCTGTCCACGCACCACCAGGTCATCGCCTTCACCTGCCACCCCTGGCTGCGCGAGCTCTTCGAGGACAAGGGCGCCCGGGTGGTGGAGCTCCCCGCGAGCGGCGGGGCCGTTCCTTCCCGCGGGGACTCCCCGGGTGACGTGGCCCCGATGGCGCGCCGCGTGGTGAACCGCTGACAGCCCGGCATCCCGATTAGCTGACGCGTCAGCCAATGATATTTTACGGATACTGCTTTTTCATGTTTACTTGGGAAAGCAGTTCTAGCTGGATTCCTTTCCGGGTGAGGAGCATCCACCCTCGACGATGGAGAGGAGTTCCAATGGGTACAGCGAAGAAGAACGCGTGGCGGACATGGGGCGGCCGGATTCTCGTGGCGTCGTGGTTGAGCGCTGGCGTGGGATGCGGAGCCTCGGCGGACTTGTTCGTCGAGGAAGGACTGGCTTCGGAGCGGCAAGCCGCCGGGTCCACCTATGAAGCGGAGTCGGCGGCGCTGTCGGGCGGTGCGGTCATCGCGACCGACCACGCTGGCTATTCGGGCTCCGGCTTCGTGGGAGGCTTCACGGATGGGAACAAGGGCAATGCCGCCGCCCAGTTCACTGTCAGCATCTCCGCTGCGGGGAACTTCGACGTGACGCTGCGCTACGCCAATGGGACGGGCAGTGCGCAGACGTTGAGCCTTTATGTCGATGGCACCAAGGTGAAGCAGATCTCCCTGGGCGCGACGGCCAACTGGGACAACTGGGGCACGAGGACCGATACGCTCAGCCTGGGCGCGGGCACCCACACCTTGCGCTACAAGTTCGACACGACCGACTCCGGCAACGTCAACCTGGACAACCTCACCCTCAGTGCACAAGCCACTCCTCCGCCCGCGGGTTCGGGCCCCCTCTATGAGGCGGAGTCGGCGGCGTTGTCGGGCGGTGCGGTCATCGCGACCGACCACCCCGGCTATTCGGGCACGGGCTTCGTGGGAGGCTTCACGGATGGGAACAAGGGCAATGCCGCCGCCCAGTTCACCGTCAATGCGTCCGCCACGGGCAACCATGACGCGACGCTGCGCTATGCCAATGGCACGGGCGGCGCGCAGACGTTGAGCCTCTATGTCGATGGCACCAAGGTGAAGCAGATCTCCTTGGACGCGACGGCCAACTGGGACAGTTGGGGCACGAGGACCGATACGCTCAGCCTGGGCGCGGGCACCCACACCCTGCGCTACAAGTTCGACACGACCGACTCCGGCAACGTCAACCTGGACAGCCTCAACCTGACCGCGGCCACCCCTCCTCCGCCTCCTCCCACGGGTTCGGGCTTCGTCTATGAGGCGGAGGAGCAGTTCTTCTCTGGAGGTGTCGCCAAGGAGTCCGCCTGGCTGCGCGACTTCTCCGCTCCCGGTGCGAGGGTCATCTTCACGGTCAACCTGGACGCGGCGGCGGCCACGAGCGTGGGTCTGCGCTATCTCAACAACTCGGGGACGAACAAGACCCTGAACGTCTATGTCAATGGCGTGTTCGCCCTGACCACGACCCTGGCCCCTACCGGCTCCACCTGGTCGGGGAAGACGGAGACCCTGAGCCTGCGTCGAGGGCTCAATACCATCACCTACCAATACGACAGTGTGAACACTGGAGGGGTCGACATCGACGCCCTCACCGTCGTGAATGGCAAGGCCCTGGCTGACCGAGGCGCCACGGTGCCCTACCAGGAACTGGAAGCCGAGGCGGGCACGACCAACGCCACGGTGCTCAACCCCAATCGGACTCCCGGCACGGTGGAGGCCGAGTCCTCGGGTCGCCGGGCCGTCAAGCTCACCCAGACGGGCCACTACGTGCAGTGGAGCGCGCCCCAGGCGGCCAACTCGCTCGTCGTCCGCTACGGCATGCCGGACGCGCCGGCCGGAGGCGGTATCAACGCGACGCTGAGCCTGTACGTCAATGGAACGAAGCTCCAGACCCTGAACCTGACCTCCCGTCATGCCTGGGTCTACGGTGGGTATCCCTACGGTGACAGCCCGAGCACGCCGTCCAAGCCGGGTGAGTGGGATCCGGGTCCCCATCGCTTCTACGACGAGAGCCGGTTCCTGCTGTCGTCGTCCATTCCGGCGGGGGCCACCGTCAAGCTGCAGAAGGACGGCGGAGACACCGCGGCCTATTACACCATCGATTTGATTGATCTCGAGCAGGTGGAGGCTCCCCAGCCCATGCCCGCGAACTTCGTGAGCATCACGTCGTTCGGAGCCATCGCGGACGACAACGGAGACGACACCCAGGCGATCCTCAACGCCATCTCCAACGCGAAGTCCACCGGCAGGGCGGGGGTCTGGATTCCCTCGGGCGCCTTCAACATCAACAGCCGGGTGACATTGGACAACATCCACCTGCGCGGCGCGGGCCCCTGGTACACGCGCATCCAGGCCACCAATATCGGCGAGCACTTCACCGGCACGGGAAGCAACGTCAAGGTGATCGACCTGGCGTATTTCGGCAACGTCGTCGAGCGCAACGATGGAGCGGACCGGGCGGCGTTCGAGGGGAGCTTTGGCACGGGCTCGCTCATCCAGAACGTCTGGATCGAGCATGCGAAGGTCGGCTACTGGATCCGTCCCGGTACGGATGGCCTGTACATCGTCAATGGCCGGGTGCGGAACAGCTACGCCGACGGCATCAACCTCCACGCGGGCGTCAAGAACACCATGGTCAGCCATGTCCACGCCCGCAACACGGGCGATGACGCCTTCGCCATGTGGTCCGATGGCGCCATCAACGAGAACTGCACGTTCCGCCATGACACCGCGCAACTGCCCAATCTCGCCAACACCTTCGCCATCTACAACGGCCGGGACAACAAGCTCCTGGACAGCGTGGGCGCGGACACGCACTACGCCTCCTCGGGTGTGCTCATCACCGACTGGTTCGCGGACCTGCCCTTCCTGGGCACCACGGAGGTCAGGCGCGTGACCTTCAACCGGACGGGTGGCGAGCAGACGGTGAACTTCAGCATGAACGCCGGGGCCGTGTGGGTCCATGGGGTGAGAAGGGAAATCTCGGGGCACATCCTCGTCGAGGACGTGGAGATCAACGACAGCACCTTCTCGGGCATCAAGATCAGCTGGGGAAAGGGCGCGAGCACGAATCCCCCCGTGAACAACCACGCCATCTCCCCCGTGACCCTGAAGAACGTCACCATCAAGGGCGCGGGGGCCTATGGGTTGGAGACCTTCAATGTGCCTGGGACGGCCACCTGCACCAACGTCACCGTGACGGGCGCGGCCTTGGGGGGGCTCAGCAACCACAACAACCGGTACACCTTCAACAAGGTCTCGGGCAACACCGGCTGGTGACGGCGCCTTGCTGACGTCCTCCCGGGGAAGGCCGATGGGCAGGGTGCTCACGGCCTTCCCCGGAGCTGTTCTGGGGGAGGCGCTTCCCATCCCAGTGGACGGCACCCACGAGGCTGCTAAGAGGGGGACGCGCCCCCATCCACGAGAGGAAGCCGCCTTCATGTCATACGTCGATCCGAACCTGCGCCGGGAAGTCTTCGGCTGGTACAGCCACCGGCTGGGCATGGACATGCCCGTCGTCCGCTATGGTCACTGGGGCCCGGCGATGCTGCTCTTCCCCACCGCCGGAGGCGACTTCCTCGAGGCCGAGCGCATGGGGCTCATCCAGTCCGTCGCGCACCACCTGTTCGCCGGCCGGTTCCAGATCTTCGCCATCAACAGCATCAACCCCTGGGCGTGGATGAACCACGGCATGCCCATGCACGAGAAGGCCTACAACCAGGCGCGCTTCTCGGAGTACGTGGAGCAGGAGGTCGTCCCGCACATCCGCACCTGTCTGGGCAACCCTCACGCGCGCCTCGGCGCGGCGGGCGCCAGCTTCGGGGCCTTCCACGCCGCCAATGCCTTCTTCCGGCGCCCGGATCAATTCGAGCTGCTCCTCGGGCTGGGCGGCCTCTACGATCTCCAGTCGGAGTTCCTCCACGGCTACTGGAGTGACGACGTCTACTTCAACAACCCCGTCTCCTACGTGCCGAACCTGCCCGAGGGCCATGCCATGGACCTCCTCCGGCATCACAGCCGCATCCACCTGGTGACGAGCCGCGGCGCATGGGAGTACCCCGAGTTCTCCGAGCACCTCAGCCACCTGTTGCACCAGCGCGGCATCCCCCACAACCTGGACATCTGGGGCCACGACATGCCGCATGACTGGTCCACCTGGTACCGGCAGCTCGACCACTACGTGGCGGAGCGGCTCGGGTACTGACGGCGAGGATTCATGCTGGGCGGCCGGGCGGGCGGGTGCCAGCCCGGCGGTCCGTGGCTCCGCATGCGCCTGGAGGCTCACCACCCTCCAAGGAGAGGCAAGCAGCGGAGGATCACGGTGCGGACAGAATCGGCTCCCAGCGCGCGCTGGCCAGGGGAATCCACGCGGCACGACGCGCGTCATGCGGCGAAGGTCGAGAGGATCGCGCGGCAGTTGCGGCGGCGCAGGAACACCCGGCCCGCGTCCTTCAAGAAGAAGACGCCGTCGCACCAGGTTCCCAAGCGCCACGACCAGCGGCGCCAGGACGAGAAGATCGACCTGAGCGACCTCGATCAGATCCTCGAGATCGACCCCGTGTCGATGACCTGCACGGCCGAGCCCGCGGTCACCTTCGACGAGGTGGTCCACGAGACGCTGCGCCATGGGCTCGTGCCCATCATCGTCCCCGAGCACAAGACCATCACCCTCGGGGGCGCCGTGGCGGGGTGCTCCATCGAGTCCATGTCCTTCCGGCAGGGCGGCTTCCACGACACCTGCCTCGAATACGAGGTCATCACCGCCAAGGGGGACGTGCTGCGCTGCACCCCCGACGAGAACCCGCTCGTGTTCCAGATGATCCACGGCTCGTTCGGGACGCTCGGCGTCCTGTCGAAATTGCGCTTCAGGCTCGTGCGCGCCGCGCCCTACGTGCACGTGACGTATGAGACCCACGCCACGCTCGAGGCCTATCAGCGAGCCATCTGGCGTCACTTCACCGCCCAGGACGCGGACTATCTCGACGGGCAGATCTTCTCCCCGACGAAGCACGTGCTGTGCGTGGGCCGCTTCGCGGAGCAGGCGCCGTATGTGAGCCGTTACGACTGGCTCAAGGCCTACTGTGAGAGCATTCCGCGCCGCGCCGATGACTTCCTCACGGTCTACGACTATCTCTTCCGCTACGACCGGGGCGTCACCTCCGTCACGCCGAAGAGCCTCGTGGGCCGGGCGCTGTTCGGCAAGCTGGTGCACTCGGACAGCGTGTTGAGGGCCGCGGATCGCTTCCACCGCTTCCTGCCGGCGAAGAGCCCGAAGGTCATCGTGGACGTGTTCGTTCCCTTCTCGCGCACGGCCGAGTTCATGGACTGGTACCACCGCGAGATCAAGCACTACCCGGTGTGGTGCGTGCCCTATAAGCGGACGCGGGACTATGAGTGGCTGACGCCCCGCTGGTGGGCCGGCGTGCAGGATCCTCTATTCCTCGACCTCGCGGTCTACGGGCTCGAGCAGCCGCCCGGCCGCAACATCTACAAGGAGTTCGAGGACGAGCTGCTGGAGGTCAACGGCACCAAGACGCTCATCTCGTACAACTACTACGACGAGCAGACCTTCTGGAGCCTCTGGAACAAGGAGACCTACCAGGCCGTGAAACAGCTCACGGACCCGGACAACATCTTCCGCGACCTCTACACGAAGACCTGCCGGGCGGCGCTCGGGCTGGGGGCCCAGACGCCCGGCTCCGGGGGCTCGCTGCACTGAGACCTCGTCACATCTGGCTCCAGGTCCTTCCAACCCGTGAACCGCCGAGCGCGGAGAGCAGCTCGGTTCCCGAGCCTCCGAGTGCTCGGTCACATGGGAGAAGACACATGGAGAAGAGCAAGGACCTGGTGAAGGCGAGGCACGGCGGGCATCCGGGACACCCGCATCCGGGACACCCGCATCTGCATCCTCACCCTCATCCGGGAGAGGTGGACGTGCGGTTGGAGCTCAAGTACGCCATCAACAAGATCGCCACCGCCCTGGTGGATGGGCAGGCCCAGGGGTTCGACACGGTCAATCTGCGCTCCTACAACGGGAAGCTGGTGGGACCCGTCATCGAGGCCCGCCCGGGAGACACGCTGAACATCCTCCTGG contains:
- a CDS encoding AAA family ATPase, which produces MTGGLRVDLLRVQGFGHFSDYELELRPGLNLLYGPNEAGKSTLLAFLRGMLFGFDRKGRTEPRYEPEVGTRAGELFVSAATGALVVKRYKKTVKVLDAEGHELSASRLDEALAHVSRELFCEVFAFGLDELSSFERLSQEDGVSRALFAAGLRGARRLPEVEKHLETRAGALFKKTGKVPELNQVLLRLEEVRQQLGELKDRPARYFQERERLLSLGREREETQRLLETCTRELRRLSRLESALEYLSRLARLDEEWERLPDLSSFPSEGVPRLEALLQRGKALLAEQSRLEALLGAVEEERGQLSSAMLAREREEALRSAWGAFTARAELLRALPGRRLALDARRQDVERAVEGLGLEVDLPGLMALELGAAARGALEGLAERLSKAEGERREAEVALVRARGERERIVSALARLQAERAGLPDVSAAEIRQQQVALGRMKLLRMERDLVAAQRTELQQRLQSLRAASEPEPGPAPSSLGTWLGVGLAVVLVVGVGLAWGAAAGALATLGALLLAVPLVLGHQGAVRTHQRMAEAHAARQRQHAQEMTRVQSALDSLVGRRVAVERELALAASEAGVAADEPVAGLARVEAALAETLRQAERVEHLGREREARQAEADAAGREVQVAELAGRRADMLLRTLRGELSLVLDARGFPANLSAQRALELWRDTAEQRRRLVEFNVEERALAADESGCEAVVTRLYEEARAAGHSAEGSAEALASRVASALEEQKAREARLRELRARAEDLSGERARLLRLREAETRAVDELLAQGGADSEESFRQRARRAERFEELMGQRRELRSRVEAATGLTAEVARAAIEAEGGEERLRERVGQLRIQEPAHAGRLEQLHTDYGAARSQLAQWEGDEQLARLRTQEEWLRAKAAELATRYAKDRLALALLARARRRFEQEQQPRVIQLASEHFAALTEGRYRRVFVPAGGSRELRVSGARRDWSPEELSRGTREQLYLAFRLAVIQDFGETRGALPLMVDDILVNFDPRRARGTLELLARLSTHHQVIAFTCHPWLRELFEDKGARVVELPASGGAVPSRGDSPGDVAPMARRVVNR
- a CDS encoding carbohydrate-binding protein, producing the protein MGTAKKNAWRTWGGRILVASWLSAGVGCGASADLFVEEGLASERQAAGSTYEAESAALSGGAVIATDHAGYSGSGFVGGFTDGNKGNAAAQFTVSISAAGNFDVTLRYANGTGSAQTLSLYVDGTKVKQISLGATANWDNWGTRTDTLSLGAGTHTLRYKFDTTDSGNVNLDNLTLSAQATPPPAGSGPLYEAESAALSGGAVIATDHPGYSGTGFVGGFTDGNKGNAAAQFTVNASATGNHDATLRYANGTGGAQTLSLYVDGTKVKQISLDATANWDSWGTRTDTLSLGAGTHTLRYKFDTTDSGNVNLDSLNLTAATPPPPPPTGSGFVYEAEEQFFSGGVAKESAWLRDFSAPGARVIFTVNLDAAAATSVGLRYLNNSGTNKTLNVYVNGVFALTTTLAPTGSTWSGKTETLSLRRGLNTITYQYDSVNTGGVDIDALTVVNGKALADRGATVPYQELEAEAGTTNATVLNPNRTPGTVEAESSGRRAVKLTQTGHYVQWSAPQAANSLVVRYGMPDAPAGGGINATLSLYVNGTKLQTLNLTSRHAWVYGGYPYGDSPSTPSKPGEWDPGPHRFYDESRFLLSSSIPAGATVKLQKDGGDTAAYYTIDLIDLEQVEAPQPMPANFVSITSFGAIADDNGDDTQAILNAISNAKSTGRAGVWIPSGAFNINSRVTLDNIHLRGAGPWYTRIQATNIGEHFTGTGSNVKVIDLAYFGNVVERNDGADRAAFEGSFGTGSLIQNVWIEHAKVGYWIRPGTDGLYIVNGRVRNSYADGINLHAGVKNTMVSHVHARNTGDDAFAMWSDGAINENCTFRHDTAQLPNLANTFAIYNGRDNKLLDSVGADTHYASSGVLITDWFADLPFLGTTEVRRVTFNRTGGEQTVNFSMNAGAVWVHGVRREISGHILVEDVEINDSTFSGIKISWGKGASTNPPVNNHAISPVTLKNVTIKGAGAYGLETFNVPGTATCTNVTVTGAALGGLSNHNNRYTFNKVSGNTGW
- a CDS encoding esterase family protein; this encodes MSYVDPNLRREVFGWYSHRLGMDMPVVRYGHWGPAMLLFPTAGGDFLEAERMGLIQSVAHHLFAGRFQIFAINSINPWAWMNHGMPMHEKAYNQARFSEYVEQEVVPHIRTCLGNPHARLGAAGASFGAFHAANAFFRRPDQFELLLGLGGLYDLQSEFLHGYWSDDVYFNNPVSYVPNLPEGHAMDLLRHHSRIHLVTSRGAWEYPEFSEHLSHLLHQRGIPHNLDIWGHDMPHDWSTWYRQLDHYVAERLGY
- a CDS encoding FAD-binding oxidoreductase, giving the protein MRTESAPSARWPGESTRHDARHAAKVERIARQLRRRRNTRPASFKKKTPSHQVPKRHDQRRQDEKIDLSDLDQILEIDPVSMTCTAEPAVTFDEVVHETLRHGLVPIIVPEHKTITLGGAVAGCSIESMSFRQGGFHDTCLEYEVITAKGDVLRCTPDENPLVFQMIHGSFGTLGVLSKLRFRLVRAAPYVHVTYETHATLEAYQRAIWRHFTAQDADYLDGQIFSPTKHVLCVGRFAEQAPYVSRYDWLKAYCESIPRRADDFLTVYDYLFRYDRGVTSVTPKSLVGRALFGKLVHSDSVLRAADRFHRFLPAKSPKVIVDVFVPFSRTAEFMDWYHREIKHYPVWCVPYKRTRDYEWLTPRWWAGVQDPLFLDLAVYGLEQPPGRNIYKEFEDELLEVNGTKTLISYNYYDEQTFWSLWNKETYQAVKQLTDPDNIFRDLYTKTCRAALGLGAQTPGSGGSLH